A genome region from Streptomyces xanthophaeus includes the following:
- a CDS encoding GAF domain-containing protein, which translates to MTYYESTGHLLLTPVDREAPARAVRLRELGLGERTDAELDAFARRVADVLGAPYAGVNFIGEERQFFAGLHHAAEAPASGYPARVLARDHGYCPHVVVRRRALVLEDVRDFARFAGNLVVDESGVRSYVGAPLTDRRGIVLGTVCAVDVVPRRWGTEGLATVKALAAELVALVHEREDRRG; encoded by the coding sequence ATGACGTACTACGAATCGACCGGACACCTGCTGCTCACGCCGGTGGACCGGGAGGCACCCGCACGCGCCGTCCGGCTGCGCGAGCTGGGCCTGGGGGAGCGTACGGACGCCGAACTGGACGCCTTCGCGCGGCGCGTCGCCGACGTGCTCGGCGCACCCTACGCCGGGGTCAACTTCATCGGCGAGGAACGGCAGTTCTTCGCCGGGCTGCACCACGCCGCCGAGGCCCCGGCGAGCGGATACCCGGCGCGGGTGCTGGCCCGCGACCACGGCTACTGCCCGCACGTGGTGGTGCGGCGGCGGGCGCTGGTGCTGGAGGACGTACGGGACTTCGCGCGCTTCGCGGGCAACCTGGTGGTGGACGAGAGCGGGGTGCGGTCGTACGTGGGCGCTCCGCTGACGGACCGGCGCGGCATCGTCCTGGGCACGGTGTGCGCGGTGGACGTGGTGCCCCGGCGATGGGGGACGGAGGGACTCGCCACCGTGAAGGCGCTCGCGGCGGAACTGGTGGCGCTGGTGCACGAGCGGGAGGACCGGCGGGGGTGA
- a CDS encoding MFS transporter — protein MTTPRMPDAVHPGSGMSRRLLLLLTLTCAVGVGTVYFPQAVSPLVVTALHVSPGSAALVVTAVQIGYTAGIFLLVPLGDRLPHRPFLVTLLAVTGAGLLAAGCSPGLAPLLAASAVVGVTTVAAQVIGPLAAGLVAADRRGAVLGTLLSGSTGGMLLARTFGGTLGERLGWRAPYLAAGAVALLLAVVLARALPVTTPTSRRPYRALLAEPLRLLRTEPELRRSCLYQAAVFGAFSAVWTCLALLLTGPAYGLGADAVGMLALVGAVTMLCTPYAGRLVDRSGADRVSLGCLLGVLVSAAVLAAGAGGGTAGLAALAGGTLLLDVSMQSGMVANLARVYAVRPDARSRLNTAYMTCAYLGGSGGSWLGVRIYGLAGWQGVCALVALLAVIALARHLAAPHGPGARQAGGDGRGVPVPVGIGGPPTTAPPVGSAGRTV, from the coding sequence ATGACAACTCCCCGCATGCCGGACGCCGTTCACCCGGGGTCCGGGATGAGCCGCCGGCTGCTCCTGCTCCTCACCCTGACCTGCGCCGTCGGCGTGGGCACCGTCTACTTCCCGCAGGCAGTCAGCCCGCTGGTCGTCACGGCCCTGCACGTGTCCCCCGGCTCCGCCGCCCTCGTGGTGACCGCGGTCCAGATCGGTTACACGGCCGGGATCTTCCTGCTGGTGCCGCTCGGCGACCGGCTTCCGCACCGCCCGTTCCTCGTCACCCTGCTCGCCGTGACCGGCGCCGGCCTGCTGGCCGCGGGCTGCTCGCCGGGGCTGGCGCCGCTCCTGGCCGCCTCGGCCGTCGTCGGTGTGACGACCGTGGCCGCGCAGGTCATCGGTCCGCTGGCGGCCGGTCTGGTGGCCGCCGACCGCCGGGGAGCCGTACTGGGCACCTTGCTGAGCGGTTCGACCGGGGGCATGCTGCTGGCCCGCACCTTCGGCGGGACGCTCGGTGAACGGCTGGGGTGGCGGGCCCCCTACCTGGCGGCCGGGGCCGTGGCCCTGCTGCTGGCCGTCGTCCTGGCCCGCGCCCTGCCGGTCACCACCCCGACCTCGCGCCGGCCGTACCGGGCACTGCTGGCCGAGCCGCTGCGCCTGCTGCGCACCGAGCCGGAACTGCGCCGCTCCTGCCTCTACCAGGCGGCCGTCTTCGGTGCCTTCTCGGCGGTCTGGACGTGCCTGGCGCTGCTGCTCACCGGACCGGCCTACGGCCTGGGCGCCGACGCGGTGGGGATGCTCGCCCTGGTGGGAGCGGTGACCATGCTGTGCACCCCGTACGCCGGGCGCCTGGTGGACCGCTCGGGGGCGGACCGGGTGAGCCTCGGCTGCCTGCTCGGCGTCCTCGTCTCGGCCGCGGTCCTCGCGGCGGGCGCCGGCGGCGGGACGGCGGGGCTGGCCGCGCTGGCGGGCGGCACGCTGCTGCTCGACGTCTCGATGCAGTCCGGCATGGTCGCCAACCTGGCCCGGGTGTACGCCGTGCGGCCCGATGCCCGCAGCCGGCTCAACACCGCGTACATGACCTGCGCGTACCTGGGCGGCAGCGGCGGGTCCTGGCTGGGCGTACGGATCTACGGCCTGGCCGGCTGGCAGGGTGTGTGCGCGCTCGTGGCCCTGCTCGCCGTGATCGCCCTGGCCCGGCATCTCGCGGCGCCGCACGGGCCGGGCGCACGACAGGCGGGAGGCGATGGGCGGGGCGTCCCGGTGCCGGTCGGCATCGGGGGCCCGCCCACCACCGCCCCGCCTGTCGGATCAGCCGGTCGAACGGTGTGA
- a CDS encoding roadblock/LC7 domain-containing protein, translated as MGGEVATKTSGRLSDLDWLLSGLVQRVPYTRSAVILTADGLVTCVHGLDADSADHLAALASGLYSLGRSAGSRFADGAEVRQVVVELDSALVFVSAAGSGTCLAVLADREADAGVLGYEMAMLVKSVRPYLAAPPRRPVADVER; from the coding sequence ATGGGCGGCGAAGTGGCGACGAAGACCAGCGGCCGGCTTTCCGACCTCGACTGGCTGCTCAGCGGCCTGGTGCAGCGCGTCCCGTACACGCGAAGCGCCGTGATCCTCACCGCCGACGGGCTCGTGACCTGCGTGCACGGGCTGGACGCCGACAGCGCCGACCATCTGGCCGCCCTCGCCTCCGGGCTGTACTCCCTGGGCCGCAGCGCGGGCTCCCGCTTCGCGGACGGCGCCGAGGTGCGTCAGGTCGTGGTCGAACTCGACAGCGCGCTCGTCTTTGTCTCGGCGGCCGGATCCGGAACCTGCCTGGCCGTCCTCGCCGACCGGGAGGCCGACGCCGGGGTGCTCGGCTACGAGATGGCGATGCTGGTCAAGAGCGTACGTCCGTACCTCGCGGCCCCGCCGCGGCGGCCCGTCGCCGACGTGGAGCGATGA
- a CDS encoding IclR family transcriptional regulator: MARSGAEGRGVLEGAFALMEVLAEGEEVGLTRLATDAELPKATAHRLLGQLVALGAVQSRSGRYRLGARAFRLGQAWHPARALRAASARPLRELASANGRLTLSLSVAEAGQTIVVAGLRGEADDVFALRPGVVLPPGSAAELILAASAPVAEPPEGRTAASWAREVAQARERGLAFRYGECVPSLSCVSAPVLSASGQVLAAVAASSPDAGQITSLGGSVARAAAMISANLSRRPAAGARPHREWPALPPGPRAAHPALAGPR, translated from the coding sequence ATGGCCAGATCCGGCGCAGAGGGGCGGGGCGTACTGGAAGGTGCGTTCGCGTTGATGGAGGTGCTCGCCGAGGGCGAGGAAGTCGGGCTGACCCGCCTGGCGACGGACGCGGAGCTGCCGAAGGCCACCGCCCACCGGCTGCTGGGCCAGCTGGTGGCCCTGGGCGCGGTGCAGAGCCGCTCCGGCCGCTACCGGCTCGGGGCGAGGGCCTTCCGCCTGGGACAGGCATGGCACCCGGCGCGGGCGCTGCGCGCGGCATCGGCCCGGCCGCTGCGTGAGCTCGCCTCGGCGAACGGCCGGCTGACCCTCAGCCTGTCGGTCGCGGAGGCGGGGCAGACGATCGTCGTCGCGGGTCTGCGCGGCGAGGCGGACGACGTCTTCGCGCTGAGACCGGGCGTCGTGCTGCCGCCCGGGAGCGCGGCCGAGCTGATCCTGGCGGCTTCCGCACCGGTGGCGGAGCCGCCCGAGGGGCGGACGGCGGCCTCCTGGGCCCGTGAGGTCGCCCAGGCCAGGGAGCGAGGGCTCGCCTTCCGGTACGGGGAGTGCGTGCCCTCGCTCTCGTGCGTGTCGGCGCCGGTGCTCTCCGCGTCCGGGCAGGTGCTCGCCGCCGTGGCGGCGAGCAGCCCGGACGCCGGGCAGATCACCTCACTGGGCGGGTCCGTGGCCCGGGCGGCGGCGATGATCAGCGCGAACCTGTCCCGCCGGCCTGCCGCCGGGGCCCGGCCGCACCGCGAGTGGCCCGCCCTGCCTCCGGGCCCCCGGGCCGCGCACCCCGCCCTGGCGGGTCCGCGCTAG
- a CDS encoding DUF7144 family membrane protein: protein MASDAGRARTSQSQPSAWTAPTSGTTITAGALMVFAGAMAIFEGIASLARDDLIVVTRHYVFEWSVTGWGWVHLILGIALVLAGCAVFTGALWARFFGVAIAGLGAIANFLWLPYYPWWAVILIAVNLFVVWALCAGMQREADVGMTA, encoded by the coding sequence ATGGCCAGTGACGCCGGCAGGGCCCGGACCAGTCAATCGCAGCCCAGCGCCTGGACTGCGCCCACATCGGGTACGACCATCACGGCAGGCGCTCTGATGGTCTTCGCGGGCGCGATGGCGATCTTCGAAGGGATCGCGTCCCTCGCGAGGGACGACCTGATCGTCGTGACGCGGCACTACGTGTTCGAGTGGAGCGTGACGGGCTGGGGCTGGGTCCACCTGATCCTGGGCATCGCCCTCGTCCTCGCCGGCTGCGCCGTCTTCACCGGAGCCCTGTGGGCGCGCTTCTTCGGCGTGGCCATCGCCGGTCTCGGCGCGATCGCCAATTTCCTGTGGCTGCCGTACTACCCGTGGTGGGCCGTGATCCTGATCGCCGTCAACCTGTTCGTGGTCTGGGCACTGTGCGCGGGCATGCAACGGGAGGCCGACGTGGGCATGACCGCCTGA
- a CDS encoding GTP-binding protein codes for MACVNDCDAPAPAPAPAAGAPPATLKILVAGGFGAGKTTFVGAVSEIEPLSTEELLSGLGEGSDPLHGVEEKTTTTVALDFGRITLDERHVLYLFGTPGQHRFWFLWEELCAGALGAVVLADTRRLADCFPAVDFFERRGIAFIVAVNEFDGGHRYGPDEVREAVGIGPEVPVVRCDARLASSGTGALAALVRHLLCTSTASSSSSESGEPP; via the coding sequence ATGGCCTGCGTAAACGACTGTGACGCCCCCGCGCCCGCCCCGGCCCCGGCCGCCGGAGCCCCGCCCGCGACCTTGAAGATCCTGGTCGCGGGCGGGTTCGGGGCGGGCAAGACCACCTTCGTGGGCGCGGTCAGCGAGATCGAACCGCTGAGTACGGAGGAACTGCTCAGCGGACTCGGCGAGGGCTCCGACCCGCTGCACGGCGTCGAGGAGAAGACCACGACGACCGTCGCGCTCGACTTCGGCCGGATCACCCTGGACGAGCGCCACGTGCTCTACCTCTTCGGCACCCCGGGTCAGCACCGCTTCTGGTTCCTCTGGGAGGAGCTGTGCGCGGGCGCGCTCGGGGCGGTGGTGCTCGCCGACACCCGCCGCCTGGCCGACTGCTTCCCCGCCGTGGATTTCTTCGAGCGGCGCGGGATCGCCTTCATCGTCGCCGTCAACGAGTTCGACGGCGGTCACCGCTACGGGCCCGACGAGGTCCGCGAGGCGGTGGGGATCGGGCCCGAGGTGCCCGTCGTACGGTGCGACGCGCGCCTCGCGAGCTCCGGTACGGGGGCGCTGGCCGCCCTCGTCCGCCACCTGCTCTGCACGTCCACAGCCAGCTCTTCGTCTTCGGAGTCGGGGGAACCGCCATGA
- a CDS encoding phenylacetate--CoA ligase family protein, with protein sequence MLETGVRQVRVAMAMVFGRRLNVRAVERLVADALLTLEEFGSLGDDVDELADGPFADPAERRDLQDRALRRTVRRLAKSSPFYRERLAGLDLDGVSAATLTAIPVTRKADLVERPADFLCGTPYLATQTTGTTGRPVQIWLSRYEMELWPALIALSLVLRGDLGPGDRMQINLSSRATAAVQEDVEVCRLANASCHVVGQIPPDESVGHLLTEVGGTRPTILTGNPSYLGQMVTAARQRGCGPGDFALRAIYAGGEMLSRALSDALRETFGAPTVGDAFGMTELLPVGGRTCSERHLHIDPNMGYTEVLDLVTGEPAGPGRLGELTVTPYFPYRECMPVLRYNTGDVVRTLDGEPDCELAAVPAVSHILGKAGTLHRTVDGIVTPRDILEALDGTPGLPFPLRHRAEVGADGRLHVEVASKEVTEAEVTERLRAQGVDARVTVLPVDAEEAARLFPLRCDLSEHTFTRSHA encoded by the coding sequence GTGCTGGAGACCGGTGTCCGCCAGGTACGGGTGGCCATGGCGATGGTGTTCGGCCGGCGGCTGAACGTACGGGCCGTCGAGCGACTGGTCGCCGACGCCCTCCTCACACTGGAGGAGTTCGGCTCGCTCGGCGACGACGTCGACGAACTGGCCGACGGACCGTTCGCCGATCCCGCGGAGCGCAGGGACCTGCAGGACCGCGCGCTCCGGAGGACCGTACGCAGGCTCGCCAAGAGCTCGCCCTTCTACCGGGAGCGGCTCGCCGGCCTCGACCTCGACGGCGTGAGCGCCGCGACGCTCACCGCGATCCCGGTGACCCGCAAGGCCGACCTCGTCGAACGCCCCGCCGACTTCCTGTGCGGAACCCCCTACCTGGCGACCCAGACGACCGGTACCACCGGCCGCCCCGTGCAGATCTGGCTCTCCCGCTACGAGATGGAACTGTGGCCCGCGCTGATCGCGCTGTCCCTGGTGCTGCGCGGCGATCTCGGGCCCGGCGACCGGATGCAGATCAACCTCAGCTCCAGGGCGACGGCCGCCGTGCAGGAGGACGTCGAGGTGTGCCGGCTCGCAAACGCCTCGTGCCACGTCGTGGGGCAGATCCCGCCGGACGAGTCCGTCGGGCACCTGCTGACCGAGGTCGGTGGTACCCGGCCCACCATCCTCACCGGCAATCCCAGCTACCTCGGGCAGATGGTCACCGCCGCCCGGCAACGCGGCTGCGGACCCGGCGACTTCGCGCTGCGCGCGATCTACGCCGGCGGGGAGATGCTGTCGCGGGCCCTGTCGGACGCCCTGCGCGAGACCTTCGGCGCCCCGACCGTCGGCGACGCCTTCGGTATGACCGAACTGCTGCCGGTCGGCGGCCGCACCTGCAGCGAGCGGCACCTCCACATCGACCCCAACATGGGCTACACCGAGGTGCTCGACCTGGTGACCGGTGAGCCCGCCGGCCCCGGCCGGCTCGGCGAACTGACGGTCACCCCCTACTTCCCCTACCGGGAGTGCATGCCCGTCCTGCGCTACAACACCGGTGACGTGGTCCGCACCCTGGACGGCGAACCGGACTGCGAGCTGGCGGCCGTGCCCGCCGTCTCCCACATCCTCGGCAAGGCGGGCACACTGCACCGCACCGTCGACGGCATCGTGACCCCGCGCGACATCCTGGAGGCGCTGGACGGCACCCCCGGCCTGCCGTTCCCGCTGCGCCACCGGGCCGAGGTCGGGGCCGACGGCCGGCTCCACGTGGAGGTCGCCTCCAAGGAGGTCACCGAGGCGGAGGTGACCGAGCGGCTGCGGGCCCAGGGCGTCGACGCCCGCGTCACGGTCCTGCCGGTGGACGCGGAGGAGGCCGCGCGCCTCTTCCCCCTCCGCTGCGACCTGTCGGAGCACACCTTCACCCGGAGCCACGCATGA
- a CDS encoding MmcQ/YjbR family DNA-binding protein: protein MATTAQDVRLIALSLPDSSEKPAWGMPTFRVGGKIFVSLADDDTSIGVKCPKEDRAELIAAEPGKFFLRAGHDDNYAWIRVRLAAVRDTAELRSILTDSWLQAAPERLIAAHPELTVDTG, encoded by the coding sequence ATGGCCACGACCGCGCAGGACGTCCGCCTGATCGCGCTGTCGCTTCCGGACAGCAGTGAGAAGCCCGCCTGGGGCATGCCGACCTTCCGGGTCGGCGGGAAGATCTTCGTCTCGCTCGCCGACGACGACACCTCGATCGGGGTGAAGTGTCCCAAGGAGGACCGGGCCGAGCTGATCGCTGCGGAGCCCGGGAAGTTCTTCCTGCGGGCGGGCCACGACGACAACTACGCCTGGATCCGGGTCCGGCTCGCGGCCGTGCGCGACACGGCCGAGCTGCGCTCGATCCTGACCGATTCCTGGCTCCAGGCGGCGCCCGAGCGCCTGATCGCCGCGCATCCGGAGCTGACCGTGGACACGGGCTGA
- a CDS encoding phospholipase D family protein, producing the protein MTRADWLLEPGERGNPATRLDRRRPDGTAWSTGNHVRPLVHGAVYFAELLAAVRAMGPGDLLLFTDWRGDPEERLAGPGTEIGSVLCRAAERGVIVKGLLWRSHLDGLHFSQEENLHLGKELARAGGECLLDMRVRPGGSHHQKLVVLRHPGRPELDVAYVGGIDLCRNRNDDASHRGDRQSLPLAAAYGPHPPWHDVQLALRGPVVGDVEAVFRERWEDPAPLSRSPLTRLRELMHREDVSADPLPPQTPDPASCGTHTVQLLRTYPNRLLRGYPFAPDGERSIARGYTKAVRRARALIYLEDQYLWSPRVVDRFARALRDHPRLRLIAVVPSIPEEDGPLTLPMNLIGRITALEELRRAGGDRVAVYGLENRAGTPVYVHAKVCVIDDVWASVGSDNINLRSWTHDSELGCAVYDERPDPRPPADPGRLGDGARAFARELRLELMGEHTEAGAADELCDPVSAFDAFAASAAALDAWYAGGRPGPRPPGRLRRYESPDLPATRRVLATPLHHLLVDPDGRPLGMRLRHRF; encoded by the coding sequence ATGACGCGCGCCGACTGGCTTCTCGAACCCGGTGAACGGGGCAACCCGGCGACACGCCTGGACCGGCGCCGGCCCGACGGCACCGCCTGGTCCACCGGCAACCACGTACGGCCCCTGGTCCACGGAGCCGTTTACTTCGCGGAGCTCCTGGCCGCCGTTCGCGCGATGGGCCCCGGCGACCTGCTCCTGTTCACCGACTGGCGCGGCGACCCCGAGGAGCGGCTCGCCGGACCCGGCACCGAGATCGGCTCCGTCCTGTGCCGGGCGGCCGAGCGCGGCGTCATCGTCAAGGGCCTGCTGTGGCGGTCCCACCTGGACGGTCTTCACTTCAGCCAAGAGGAGAACCTCCACCTCGGCAAGGAGCTCGCGCGGGCCGGCGGTGAGTGCCTGCTCGACATGCGCGTGCGGCCCGGCGGCTCCCACCACCAGAAACTGGTCGTGCTGCGCCACCCCGGCCGTCCGGAGCTCGACGTGGCCTACGTCGGCGGGATCGACCTCTGTCGCAACCGCAACGACGACGCTTCGCACCGCGGTGACCGTCAGTCGCTGCCCCTCGCCGCCGCCTACGGGCCGCACCCGCCGTGGCACGACGTCCAGCTCGCCCTGCGCGGGCCGGTGGTGGGCGATGTCGAGGCCGTCTTCCGCGAGCGCTGGGAGGATCCGGCCCCGCTCAGCCGGAGCCCGCTCACCCGCCTGCGGGAGCTGATGCACCGCGAGGACGTCAGCGCGGATCCGCTGCCACCGCAGACACCCGATCCGGCATCCTGCGGCACGCACACCGTCCAACTGCTGCGGACCTATCCGAACCGGCTGCTGCGCGGCTACCCCTTCGCCCCCGACGGGGAGCGCAGTATCGCGCGGGGGTACACCAAGGCCGTGCGGCGGGCCCGGGCGCTGATCTACCTGGAGGACCAGTACCTGTGGTCGCCCCGGGTGGTGGACCGCTTCGCCCGGGCGCTGCGCGATCACCCGCGGCTGCGGCTGATCGCGGTCGTCCCCAGCATCCCGGAGGAGGACGGCCCGCTCACCCTGCCGATGAACCTGATCGGGCGGATCACGGCCCTGGAGGAGCTGCGACGGGCCGGCGGAGACCGGGTCGCGGTGTACGGCCTGGAGAACCGGGCGGGAACGCCGGTCTACGTCCACGCCAAGGTGTGCGTGATCGACGACGTGTGGGCCTCGGTCGGCTCCGACAACATCAACCTCCGTTCGTGGACGCACGATTCCGAGCTGGGCTGCGCCGTGTACGACGAGCGGCCGGACCCGCGGCCGCCGGCCGATCCGGGAAGGCTGGGGGACGGCGCGCGAGCCTTCGCCCGGGAGCTGCGCCTGGAGCTCATGGGCGAGCACACCGAGGCCGGGGCGGCGGACGAGCTGTGCGACCCGGTGTCCGCCTTCGATGCCTTCGCCGCGAGCGCGGCAGCCCTGGACGCCTGGTATGCGGGCGGCCGCCCCGGTCCGCGGCCGCCCGGACGGCTGCGCCGCTACGAGTCCCCGGACCTGCCCGCGACCCGGCGGGTGCTCGCGACCCCCCTGCACCACCTGCTCGTCGACCCCGACGGCCGCCCGCTCGGCATGAGGCTCCGCCACAGGTTCTGA
- a CDS encoding glyceraldehyde-3-phosphate dehydrogenase — MTVNEDSFTSWKNREEIAESMIPIIGKLHRERDVTILLHSRSLVNKSVVSILKTHRFARQIDGEELSVTETLPFLQVLTTLDLGPSQIDIGMLAAEYKSDDRGLSVAEFTAEAVVGATGENKIERGDGRDVVLYGFGRIGRLVARLLIEKAGSGNGLRLRAVVVRGGGEADLVKRASLLRRDSIHGQFQGTITVDEANSTIIANGNAIKVIYANDPSEVDYTEHGIKDAILIDNTGKWRDREGLSKHLRPGIDKVVLTAPGKGDVPNIVHGVNHDTIKPDEQILSCASCTTNAIVPPLKAMDDEYGVLRGHVETVHSFTNDQNLLDNYHKADRRGRSAPLNMVITETGAASAVAKALPDLKAPITGSSIRVPVPDVSIAILSLRLGRETTREEVLDYLRDVSLHSPLKRQIDFTTAPDAVSMDFVGSRHSSIVDAGATKVDGDNAILYLWYDNEFGYSCQVIRVVQHVSGVEYPTYPVPAV; from the coding sequence GTGACTGTCAATGAGGACTCGTTCACCAGCTGGAAGAACCGCGAGGAGATCGCGGAGTCGATGATCCCGATCATCGGGAAGCTGCACCGGGAGCGGGACGTCACGATCCTGCTCCACAGCCGTTCCCTGGTGAACAAGTCGGTGGTCAGCATCCTCAAGACCCACCGATTCGCCCGGCAGATCGACGGTGAGGAGCTCTCGGTCACCGAGACGCTGCCGTTCCTGCAGGTGCTCACCACCCTCGATCTCGGCCCGTCCCAGATCGACATCGGCATGCTCGCCGCGGAGTACAAGAGCGACGACCGCGGCCTCTCGGTGGCCGAGTTCACCGCCGAGGCCGTCGTCGGCGCCACCGGCGAGAACAAGATCGAGCGTGGCGACGGCCGCGACGTCGTCCTGTACGGCTTCGGCCGCATCGGCCGCCTCGTCGCCCGCCTGCTGATCGAGAAGGCCGGCTCCGGCAACGGCCTGCGCCTGCGCGCCGTCGTCGTCCGCGGGGGCGGCGAGGCCGACCTGGTCAAGCGCGCCTCGCTGCTGCGCCGCGACTCGATCCACGGCCAGTTCCAGGGCACGATCACCGTCGACGAGGCGAACAGCACGATCATCGCCAACGGCAACGCCATCAAGGTGATCTACGCGAACGACCCGTCCGAGGTGGACTACACCGAGCACGGCATCAAGGACGCCATCCTCATCGACAACACGGGCAAGTGGCGCGACCGCGAGGGTCTGTCCAAGCACCTGCGCCCCGGCATCGACAAGGTCGTCCTGACCGCCCCGGGCAAGGGCGACGTCCCGAACATCGTCCACGGCGTCAACCACGACACCATCAAGCCGGACGAGCAGATCCTGTCCTGCGCCTCCTGCACCACCAACGCGATCGTCCCGCCGCTCAAGGCCATGGACGACGAGTACGGTGTCCTGCGCGGTCACGTGGAGACCGTCCACTCGTTCACGAACGACCAGAACCTGCTGGACAACTACCACAAGGCCGACCGTCGTGGCCGCTCCGCGCCGCTGAACATGGTCATCACCGAGACCGGTGCCGCCTCCGCCGTCGCCAAGGCGCTGCCGGACCTGAAGGCGCCGATCACCGGCAGCTCGATCCGCGTCCCCGTCCCGGACGTCTCGATCGCCATCCTGAGCCTGCGCCTGGGCCGTGAGACCACCCGCGAAGAGGTCCTCGACTACCTCCGCGACGTCTCGCTGCACTCGCCGCTCAAGCGCCAGATCGACTTCACCACGGCTCCCGACGCGGTCTCCATGGACTTCGTCGGTTCGCGCCACTCCTCGATCGTCGACGCGGGCGCCACCAAGGTGGACGGCGACAACGCCATCCTCTACCTCTGGTACGACAACGAGTTCGGCTACTCCTGCCAGGTCATCCGTGTGGTCCAGCACGTGTCCGGCGTCGAGTACCCGACCTACCCGGTTCCGGCGGTCTGA
- a CDS encoding DUF742 domain-containing protein, which translates to MRARGTGAYTKGRDTPWLDDSAGRVMRPYTASGGRTRPGFTLDLLSLVSATGVRPHVPLGTEHTLALRMCAGATTVTVAEVAGQLRLPAVVVKVLLSDLMEHGAVCAQAPRFPGGGSFAADDRSLLLAVLDGLRKRL; encoded by the coding sequence ATGAGGGCCCGCGGGACGGGGGCGTACACGAAGGGGCGGGACACACCGTGGCTCGACGACTCGGCGGGCCGCGTGATGCGCCCGTACACCGCCAGCGGGGGACGGACCAGGCCGGGCTTCACGCTCGACCTGCTCTCGCTGGTGAGCGCGACCGGGGTGCGGCCGCACGTCCCGCTCGGGACGGAGCACACGCTCGCACTGCGGATGTGCGCGGGCGCCACCACCGTCACCGTCGCCGAGGTGGCCGGGCAGCTGCGGCTGCCCGCCGTCGTGGTGAAGGTGCTGCTGTCCGATCTGATGGAACACGGGGCCGTCTGTGCGCAGGCGCCGCGGTTCCCGGGCGGCGGCTCGTTCGCCGCCGACGACCGGTCCCTGCTCCTGGCGGTGCTCGATGGCCTGCGTAAACGACTGTGA